The Rhopalosiphum maidis isolate BTI-1 chromosome 1, ASM367621v3, whole genome shotgun sequence genome has a segment encoding these proteins:
- the LOC113555984 gene encoding transmembrane GTPase Marf isoform X1 has translation MAAYINRTIGFGDSLVAPRSPLTDEQISSPLQVFGQAKKQINNIFVDIQDYVADASERMIDVNKICPDVINGNELKSILDYRSKVKGICEVLTRDHMKVAFFGRTSNGKSTVVNAMLGEKVLPSGIGHTTNCFLQVEGSQTGDAYLVTEGSNEKQNVESVTHLAHALNYEKQLNEKELVHVYWPKDKCSLLRDDVALVDSPGVDVTPHLDDWIDAHCIDADVFVLVANAESTLMVTEKNFFHKVSTKLSKPNIFILNNRWDASANEPEFLDQFNSQDQVRKQHMERATDFLVKELKVCTPEEAVSRIFFISAKEVLQARVKERNGLPLNSGALAEGFSARYMEFEEFERRFEECISKSAIKTKFLNHSQQGKHLVKEMLKIMETIYNRSQEQTNLKMCQKKEFQEKLNFTEQQLINITNQMKMKIHQMVDDVEDKVSKALNDEIRRLSVLVDEFNLPFHPEALVLNVYKKELHSHVEAGLGSNLRARLSTALAMNIDQSQREMIDKMSTLLPEDKRNINVTNPKREPFEVLYRLHCDNLCGDFHEQLEFKFSWGLSKLVTRISSLANWSRNQSRVLISPSHNPSTSAVDGSFSSLAVEQNLSMISRVVAASVGTQGTVGGLVLAGFMLKTVGWRLIIATGAIYGVLYLYERLSWTTKAKEREFKRQYVDHATAKLRLIVDLTSANCSHQVQQELSTTFARLCQLVDESATDLNEEMKNLDRELSMLTKSTEIAKILRNKADFLKVELKQFDDTFLCVKN, from the exons ATGGCTGCTTACATAAATCGCACAATTGGATTTGGTGATTCCTTAGTGGCTCCTCGTAGTCCATTAACAGATGAACAAATTTCTTCACCTTTACAGGTCTTTGGCCAagctaaaaaacaaatcaataacatttttgttgatattcaAGACTATGTGGCTGACGCATCTGAACGCATgattg atgtgaataaaatatgtcctGATGTGATCAATggaaatgaattaaaatccaTATTGGATTATAGATCAAAAGTCAAAGGAATTTGTGAAGTGTTGACACGTGATCATATGAAAGTTGCTTTTTTTGGCAG aaCAAGCAATGGAAAGAGTACAGTTGTAAATGCTATGTTGGGAGAAAAAGTGCTTCCAAGTGGTATTGGTCATACAACTAATTGTTTTCTGCAAGTTGAAGGGTCTCAAACTGGTGATGCATACTTAGTTACTGAAGGTAGTAATGAAAAACAGAATGTAGAA tccgTTACACATTTGGCACATGCATtgaattatgaaaaacaattgaatGAAAAAGAATTGGTACATGTATATTGGCCAAAAGACAAATGTAGCTTATTAAGAGATGATGTAGCTTTAGTTGATTCTCCGGGAGTAGATGTTACACCACATTTGGATGATTGGATTGATGCACATTGCATTGATGCCGATGTTTTTGTGCTAGTGGCTAATGCTGAATCAACATTGATGGTTACT gagaaaaatttttttcataaggtttcaacaaaattatcaaagccaaatatatttatattaaacaatcgCTGGGATGCATCTGCTAACGAACCAGAGTTCTTAGATCAG TTTAATAGCCAAGACCAG gtgCGTAAACAACATATGGAGCGTGCTACGGATTTCTTAGTAAAGGAGCTGAAAGTTTGCACACCTGAAGAAGCAGTGtctcgtatattttttatttctgctAAAGAAGTGTTGCAGGCTCGTGTTAAAGAACGTAATGGATTACCTCTAAATAGTGGAGCATTAGCTGAAGGTTTTAGTGCTAGATATATGGAGTTTGAAGAATTTGAACGTAGATTTGAGGAGTGTATCTCAAAATCTGCAATCAAGActaagtttttaaatcattcacAGCAAGGGAAACATTTAGTCAA agaaatgcttaaaattatggaaacaatttacaatagaaGTCAAgaacaaacaaatttaaaaatgtgtcaGAAAAAAgaatttcaagaaaaattgaattttactgAACaacaacttataaatataacaaatcaaatgaaaatgaaaatccaTCAAATGGTTGATGATGTGGAGGATAAA gtaTCTAAAGCGCTGAATGATGAAATTCGCAGATTATCGGTTTTAGTTGATGAATTCAATTTACCATTTCACCCAGAAgcattagttttaaatgtttataaaaaagaacTCCATAGCCATGTGGAAGCAGGTCTTGGTAGCAATTTACGAGCTAGACTATCCACTGCATTGGCTATGAATATAGATCAAAGCCAAAGAGAAATGATTGATAAGATGTCAACGTTATTGCCAGAAGATAAacgaaatataaatgtaacaaaTCCCAAACGTGAACCATTTGAAGTTTTATATCGTTTACATTGTGATAATCTATGTGGTGATTTTCATGAACAGCTTGAGTTCAAATTCTCTTGGGGCTTATCCAAATTAGTTACTCGTATATCATCATTAGCTAATTGGTCACGTAATCAATCAAGGGttctaata tcccCATCTCACAATCCATCAACCAGTGCTGTTGATGGTTCATTCAGTAGTTTAGCTGTGGAACAAAATTTATCCATGATATCTCGTGTTGTAGCTGCGTCTGTTGGTACTCAAGGTACTGTGGGAGGACTTGTATTAGCAGGATTT ATGCTAAAAACAGTTGGATGGCGTTTAATCATAGCTACAGGTGCTATTTACGGAGTGCTTTATCTGTATGAGCGTTTGTCTTGGACAACAAAAGCAAAAGAACGAGAATTTAAAAGGCAATATGTTGATCATGCTACTGCCAAGCTCCGTTTAATTGTAGATCTCACATCTGCAAATTGTAGCCATCAAGTACAACAGGAACTTTCTACTACTTTTGCACGATTGTGTCAATTGGTTGATGAATCAGCTACTGATTTAAATgaagaaatgaaaaatttggATCGAGAACTCAGCATGTTAACTAAATCTACTGAAATTGCAAAGATTCTAAGAAATAAAGCAGATTTCTTGAAAGTAGAATTGAAGCAATTTGATGATACTTTCCTGTgtgtaaaaaattag
- the LOC113555984 gene encoding transmembrane GTPase Marf isoform X2, which translates to MAAYINRTIGFGDSLVAPRSPLTDEQISSPLQVFGQAKKQINNIFVDIQDYVADASERMIDVNKICPDVINGNELKSILDYRSKVKGICEVLTRDHMKVAFFGRTSNGKSTVVNAMLGEKVLPSGIGHTTNCFLQVEGSQTGDAYLVTEGSNEKQNVESVTHLAHALNYEKQLNEKELVHVYWPKDKCSLLRDDVALVDSPGVDVTPHLDDWIDAHCIDADVFVLVANAESTLMVTEKNFFHKVSTKLSKPNIFILNNRWDASANEPEFLDQVRKQHMERATDFLVKELKVCTPEEAVSRIFFISAKEVLQARVKERNGLPLNSGALAEGFSARYMEFEEFERRFEECISKSAIKTKFLNHSQQGKHLVKEMLKIMETIYNRSQEQTNLKMCQKKEFQEKLNFTEQQLINITNQMKMKIHQMVDDVEDKVSKALNDEIRRLSVLVDEFNLPFHPEALVLNVYKKELHSHVEAGLGSNLRARLSTALAMNIDQSQREMIDKMSTLLPEDKRNINVTNPKREPFEVLYRLHCDNLCGDFHEQLEFKFSWGLSKLVTRISSLANWSRNQSRVLISPSHNPSTSAVDGSFSSLAVEQNLSMISRVVAASVGTQGTVGGLVLAGFMLKTVGWRLIIATGAIYGVLYLYERLSWTTKAKEREFKRQYVDHATAKLRLIVDLTSANCSHQVQQELSTTFARLCQLVDESATDLNEEMKNLDRELSMLTKSTEIAKILRNKADFLKVELKQFDDTFLCVKN; encoded by the exons ATGGCTGCTTACATAAATCGCACAATTGGATTTGGTGATTCCTTAGTGGCTCCTCGTAGTCCATTAACAGATGAACAAATTTCTTCACCTTTACAGGTCTTTGGCCAagctaaaaaacaaatcaataacatttttgttgatattcaAGACTATGTGGCTGACGCATCTGAACGCATgattg atgtgaataaaatatgtcctGATGTGATCAATggaaatgaattaaaatccaTATTGGATTATAGATCAAAAGTCAAAGGAATTTGTGAAGTGTTGACACGTGATCATATGAAAGTTGCTTTTTTTGGCAG aaCAAGCAATGGAAAGAGTACAGTTGTAAATGCTATGTTGGGAGAAAAAGTGCTTCCAAGTGGTATTGGTCATACAACTAATTGTTTTCTGCAAGTTGAAGGGTCTCAAACTGGTGATGCATACTTAGTTACTGAAGGTAGTAATGAAAAACAGAATGTAGAA tccgTTACACATTTGGCACATGCATtgaattatgaaaaacaattgaatGAAAAAGAATTGGTACATGTATATTGGCCAAAAGACAAATGTAGCTTATTAAGAGATGATGTAGCTTTAGTTGATTCTCCGGGAGTAGATGTTACACCACATTTGGATGATTGGATTGATGCACATTGCATTGATGCCGATGTTTTTGTGCTAGTGGCTAATGCTGAATCAACATTGATGGTTACT gagaaaaatttttttcataaggtttcaacaaaattatcaaagccaaatatatttatattaaacaatcgCTGGGATGCATCTGCTAACGAACCAGAGTTCTTAGATCAG gtgCGTAAACAACATATGGAGCGTGCTACGGATTTCTTAGTAAAGGAGCTGAAAGTTTGCACACCTGAAGAAGCAGTGtctcgtatattttttatttctgctAAAGAAGTGTTGCAGGCTCGTGTTAAAGAACGTAATGGATTACCTCTAAATAGTGGAGCATTAGCTGAAGGTTTTAGTGCTAGATATATGGAGTTTGAAGAATTTGAACGTAGATTTGAGGAGTGTATCTCAAAATCTGCAATCAAGActaagtttttaaatcattcacAGCAAGGGAAACATTTAGTCAA agaaatgcttaaaattatggaaacaatttacaatagaaGTCAAgaacaaacaaatttaaaaatgtgtcaGAAAAAAgaatttcaagaaaaattgaattttactgAACaacaacttataaatataacaaatcaaatgaaaatgaaaatccaTCAAATGGTTGATGATGTGGAGGATAAA gtaTCTAAAGCGCTGAATGATGAAATTCGCAGATTATCGGTTTTAGTTGATGAATTCAATTTACCATTTCACCCAGAAgcattagttttaaatgtttataaaaaagaacTCCATAGCCATGTGGAAGCAGGTCTTGGTAGCAATTTACGAGCTAGACTATCCACTGCATTGGCTATGAATATAGATCAAAGCCAAAGAGAAATGATTGATAAGATGTCAACGTTATTGCCAGAAGATAAacgaaatataaatgtaacaaaTCCCAAACGTGAACCATTTGAAGTTTTATATCGTTTACATTGTGATAATCTATGTGGTGATTTTCATGAACAGCTTGAGTTCAAATTCTCTTGGGGCTTATCCAAATTAGTTACTCGTATATCATCATTAGCTAATTGGTCACGTAATCAATCAAGGGttctaata tcccCATCTCACAATCCATCAACCAGTGCTGTTGATGGTTCATTCAGTAGTTTAGCTGTGGAACAAAATTTATCCATGATATCTCGTGTTGTAGCTGCGTCTGTTGGTACTCAAGGTACTGTGGGAGGACTTGTATTAGCAGGATTT ATGCTAAAAACAGTTGGATGGCGTTTAATCATAGCTACAGGTGCTATTTACGGAGTGCTTTATCTGTATGAGCGTTTGTCTTGGACAACAAAAGCAAAAGAACGAGAATTTAAAAGGCAATATGTTGATCATGCTACTGCCAAGCTCCGTTTAATTGTAGATCTCACATCTGCAAATTGTAGCCATCAAGTACAACAGGAACTTTCTACTACTTTTGCACGATTGTGTCAATTGGTTGATGAATCAGCTACTGATTTAAATgaagaaatgaaaaatttggATCGAGAACTCAGCATGTTAACTAAATCTACTGAAATTGCAAAGATTCTAAGAAATAAAGCAGATTTCTTGAAAGTAGAATTGAAGCAATTTGATGATACTTTCCTGTgtgtaaaaaattag
- the LOC113557192 gene encoding LOW QUALITY PROTEIN: vesicular glutamate transporter 1-like (The sequence of the model RefSeq protein was modified relative to this genomic sequence to represent the inferred CDS: deleted 1 base in 1 codon) produces the protein MQKRTILWYMTFWGFGMNFMLRMNLNIAIVSMVRPIVKSGLKIEYYENRSALQNTSYLIDTSIDNDKYFEWDEHQQNMAKGSFFWLHMVLQIPGGLLAQKFGAKSIFGYSNGLVALLTCVIPLSAKFNFKALISIRIFQGLIAGLAWPSMQTMTGKWIPPHERSRFVSAYLGTSVGTAITYIVCGYLMDWLGWESVFYITGSIGLLWHLCWTFLIYDSPRTHPTITEKELKYIENSLGNSIVKNVSSSTPWKSILTSLPLIVNIISQIGYNWGMYTISLQAPTYFKFVLGFNLKQTGIWSGVPHLFLWPFAFSFGCLCDYLIKANIMSITNVRKLACVFSNIVHGLFILTFAYSGCNDIFVIFNLVCAVVVSGAISSGALPGIVDLAPNFAGVLQGINGTIVIFCISISPYIVGLITFQQQTIEQWKKVFIVSAAFCSLTGIAFLIFGSSKLQKWNNEEQKDVKEIQPIV, from the exons ATGCAGA aaaGAACAATATTATGGTACATGACTTTTTGGGGATTTGGAATGAATTTCATGCTACGAATGAATCTCAACATAGCAATAGTGTCTATGGTTCGACCAATTGTGAAAAGCGGATTGAAAAtcgaatattatgaaaaccgTAGTGCTTTGCAGAATACTTCATATCTAATTGACACTAGTATAGataat GACAAATATTTCGAATGGGATGAACACCAACAAAATATGGCTAAGGGATCATTTTTTTGGTTACATATGGTATTGCAAATTCCTGGTGGTTTATTAGCACAAAAATTTGGCGCTAAATCCATATTTGGCTACAGTAATGGTTTAGTTGCTCTACTTACTTGTGTGATACCTTTATCGGCCAAATTCAATTTCAAAGCTTTGATTTCAATACGAATTTTTCAAGGCCTCATAGCTGGATTAGCA TGGCCATCAATGCAAACGATGACGGGTAAATGGATACCACCTCACGAAAGAAGCCGTTTCGTGTCAgcatatttag GTACATCCGTTGGAACGGCTATAACTTATATAGTATGTGGTTATTTAATGGATTGGTTGGGTTGGGagagtgtattttatattactggaTCAATTGGTTTGCTATGGCATTTGTGTTGGACTTTTCTTATATATGATTCACCAAGAACGCATCCAACTATAACTGAGAAAGAACTAAAATACATAGAAAACAGTCTAGGCAACTCTATCGTCAAAAATGTATCC tcTTCAACTCCTTGGAAATCAATTTTGACGTCTTTGCCTTTAATAGTAAACATTATATCACAAATAGGTTATAACTGGGGAATGTACACAATATCTCTCCAAGCAccaacgtattttaaatttgtgttgGGTTTCAACTTGAAACAG ACAGGTATTTGGTCTGGTGTACCACATTTGTTTCTATGGCCATTTGCATTCAGTTTTGGTTGTTTatgtgattatttaattaaagctAATATAATGTCTATAACGAACGTTCGCAAATTAGCTTGCGTTTTCAGCAATATAGTCCATGGCCTATTTATATTGACGTTTGCGTATTCTGGATGTAACGATATCtttgtcatatttaatttggtgTGTGCGGTGGTCGTAAGCGGTGCGATTTCTTCAGGAGCACTTCCAGGAATTGTCGATTTAGCTCCAAATTTTGCAGGAGTATTGCAAGGCATAAATGGAACAATTGTGATATTTTGCATTAGTATATCACCATACATTGTAGGATTGATCACATTTCAACAG caaaccATAGAACAATGGAAAAAAGTATTCATTGTATCAGCGGCATTTTGTTCATTAACAGGAAttgcatttttgatttttggaaGTTCTAAATTGCAAAAATGGAATAATGAGGAACAAAAGGACGTAAAGGAAATTCAGCCTATAGTATGA